In Phormidium ambiguum IAM M-71, a single window of DNA contains:
- the trpE gene encoding anthranilate synthase component I — translation MIFPDFQQFSELAKQGNFVPVYQEWVADLDTPVSAWYRVCAGQTYSFLLESVEGGEKIGRYSLLGCDPLWILEARGEKTTQTYRDGTSIVFEGDPFQALTYCLKQVRPVKLPQLPPGIGGLFGFWGYELIKWMEPRVPIHPASETDLPDGLFMQVDNLLIFDQVKRKIWAIAYADLRDPDVNLESAYQQACDRVSQLVNKLQSPLSQQSTLIAWKPPGNSAEEITYTSNISQENFCANVQKAKDYIKAGDIFQVVLSQRLSAEYTGDPFALYRSLRLINPSPYMAYFNFGDWQIIGSSPEVMVKAELDAEGALVATLRPIAGTRKRGQTVAEDVALAEELLQDPKEVAEHVMLVDLGRNDLGRVCKSGTVTVDELMVIERYSHVMHIVSNVIGKLGNNKTAWDLLKACFPAGTVSGAPKIRAMEIIYELEGCRRGPYSGVYGYYDFEGQLNSAIAIRTMVVRSEGNGKHSVSVQAGAGLVADSVPEKEYEETLNKARGLLEAIRCLR, via the coding sequence ATGATATTTCCAGATTTTCAGCAATTTTCTGAATTAGCAAAGCAAGGAAATTTTGTTCCAGTTTATCAAGAATGGGTAGCAGATTTAGATACTCCGGTATCAGCTTGGTATCGTGTTTGTGCGGGACAAACTTATAGTTTTTTATTGGAATCTGTAGAAGGCGGCGAAAAAATTGGTCGCTATAGTTTGTTAGGTTGCGATCCTTTGTGGATTTTGGAAGCCAGAGGAGAAAAAACAACCCAAACGTATAGAGATGGGACAAGTATAGTTTTTGAAGGCGATCCTTTTCAAGCTTTAACTTATTGTTTAAAACAGGTTCGTCCGGTCAAATTACCGCAGCTACCGCCGGGAATTGGTGGGTTGTTTGGTTTTTGGGGATATGAGTTAATTAAATGGATGGAACCTCGGGTTCCGATTCATCCTGCATCAGAAACAGATTTGCCTGATGGGTTGTTTATGCAGGTGGATAATCTGTTAATTTTCGATCAGGTGAAACGGAAGATTTGGGCGATCGCATACGCTGATTTAAGAGATCCTGATGTAAATTTAGAAAGTGCTTATCAACAAGCTTGCGATCGCGTTTCCCAATTAGTCAATAAATTACAATCTCCCTTATCCCAACAAAGTACATTAATTGCTTGGAAACCTCCGGGAAATAGTGCCGAAGAAATTACTTATACTAGCAATATTTCCCAAGAAAATTTCTGCGCTAATGTCCAAAAAGCTAAGGATTACATTAAAGCCGGAGATATTTTTCAAGTAGTACTTTCTCAACGATTATCGGCGGAATATACTGGCGATCCCTTTGCGCTTTATCGGTCTTTAAGGTTAATTAATCCTTCACCTTATATGGCTTATTTTAACTTTGGTGATTGGCAAATTATTGGTTCTAGTCCTGAAGTGATGGTAAAGGCGGAACTTGATGCCGAAGGCGCATTAGTGGCAACTTTAAGACCGATTGCCGGGACAAGAAAGCGGGGTCAAACTGTTGCTGAAGATGTGGCTTTAGCGGAAGAATTATTGCAAGATCCCAAGGAAGTTGCCGAGCACGTTATGTTAGTTGACTTGGGTAGGAATGATTTAGGTAGGGTGTGTAAAAGTGGGACGGTTACTGTTGATGAATTGATGGTAATTGAGCGTTATTCTCATGTGATGCACATCGTTAGTAATGTGATTGGAAAGCTGGGGAATAATAAGACAGCTTGGGATTTGTTGAAGGCTTGTTTTCCGGCGGGTACTGTTAGTGGTGCACCGAAAATTCGGGCGATGGAAATTATTTATGAGTTGGAAGGTTGTCGTCGAGGGCCTTATTCTGGGGTTTATGGTTATTATGATTTTGAGGGTCAGTTGAATAGTGCGATCGCTATTAGAACTATGGTGGTTCGTAGTGAGGGAAATGGTAAGCATTCGGTTTCTGTGCAAGCTGGTGCAGGGTTAGTTGCTGATTCTGTTCCTGAGAAGGAATATGAGGAAACTTTGAATAAGGCGCGGGGTTTGTTGGAGGCTATTCGTTGTTTGCGATAA
- a CDS encoding photosystem I reaction center subunit II PsaD, translated as MAEELKGQAPLFGGSTGGLLSKAETEEKYAITWTSPKEQVFEMPTGGAAVMRQGDNLLYLARKEQCIALGGQQLRAKFKINNYKIYRVFPNGETEYLHPADGVFPEKVNAGRQFNGKKDRSIGQNPEPAKLKFSGVTPYNA; from the coding sequence ATGGCAGAAGAGCTTAAAGGACAAGCACCTCTGTTCGGTGGCAGCACTGGCGGCTTACTGAGCAAAGCAGAAACCGAAGAAAAGTACGCCATTACTTGGACTAGCCCCAAGGAACAGGTATTTGAAATGCCGACTGGTGGTGCAGCTGTAATGCGTCAAGGCGACAACTTGCTATACTTAGCCCGCAAGGAACAATGTATCGCTTTGGGCGGTCAGCAACTCCGCGCTAAATTTAAAATCAACAATTACAAGATTTACCGCGTTTTCCCCAACGGCGAAACCGAATACCTGCATCCTGCGGATGGCGTGTTCCCTGAAAAAGTGAACGCAGGTCGTCAATTTAACGGGAAGAAAGACCGCAGTATTGGTCAAAATCCCGAACCTGCAAAACTGAAATTTAGCGGTGTAACTCCTTACAACGCCTAA
- the glpK gene encoding glycerol kinase GlpK: MTASSGYILALDLGTTGNRAFLFDSSGNVVSQAYQELTQYYPQPGWLEHNPLEIWQATCTVMQKAIQKAKIKATNIKAIGLTVQRETCLLWDRTTGKPLHNAIVWQDRRTASHCQKLQEQGYAEEIFARTGLIVDAYFSATKLSWLLEEVVKPSSINLDNVLAGTIDSWILWNLTGGKVHATDDSNASRTMLYNLNTREWDKKLLDLFNIPAHILPKIQPSLGYFGATKPDLLGVEIPITAILGDQQASLFGHGCDRPGLVKCTYGTGSFLVAHTGNNIVNSPNQLIATIAWTQNDSDSKAKVGYAVEGSMFTTGACIQWLRDGIGLIDNAAQTEVLAQQVSDNGGVYFVPALSGLGAPHWDMNARGAFFGITGGVKRQHLVRSVLEAIAFQVKEVVQAINNSGVLQVEKLKVDGGACENNFLMQFQADVLGIPVERPVMRDTTVQGVAIAAGIVSGVWQNDTQFVSQKQIDRVFEPRNTESVTNNFLQWLEAVERTKNWIGDRGNQ; this comes from the coding sequence ATGACAGCATCTTCGGGCTATATTCTCGCACTAGATTTAGGAACAACAGGCAACCGTGCATTTCTGTTTGATAGTAGTGGTAACGTAGTCTCTCAAGCATATCAAGAATTAACTCAGTATTACCCGCAACCAGGATGGTTAGAACATAACCCTTTAGAAATTTGGCAAGCAACTTGCACAGTGATGCAAAAAGCAATTCAAAAAGCCAAAATTAAAGCGACAAATATTAAAGCAATTGGACTTACAGTACAGAGGGAAACTTGTTTATTATGGGATCGAACTACTGGAAAACCTTTACATAATGCGATAGTTTGGCAAGATCGTCGCACAGCATCTCACTGTCAAAAATTGCAAGAACAAGGTTACGCTGAGGAAATTTTTGCCCGCACAGGATTGATCGTTGATGCTTATTTTTCTGCTACTAAGTTAAGTTGGTTATTAGAAGAAGTTGTTAAACCTTCTTCGATAAATTTAGATAATGTTTTAGCGGGAACAATTGATTCTTGGATTTTGTGGAACTTGACAGGCGGAAAAGTACACGCCACAGATGATAGTAATGCTAGTCGCACCATGCTATACAATCTCAATACTCGTGAGTGGGATAAAAAATTACTCGATTTGTTTAATATTCCGGCGCATATATTACCAAAAATTCAACCAAGTTTAGGATATTTTGGCGCAACTAAACCAGATTTATTAGGTGTAGAAATTCCAATTACAGCTATACTAGGAGATCAGCAAGCATCATTATTTGGTCATGGTTGCGATCGCCCTGGATTAGTCAAATGCACTTATGGAACCGGAAGTTTTTTAGTCGCACACACGGGTAATAATATTGTTAATTCGCCAAATCAACTGATTGCAACGATCGCTTGGACTCAAAATGATTCTGATAGTAAAGCAAAAGTTGGTTATGCGGTTGAAGGAAGTATGTTCACCACAGGTGCTTGTATTCAATGGTTACGTGATGGAATTGGATTAATTGATAATGCTGCTCAAACCGAAGTGTTAGCACAACAAGTATCTGATAATGGTGGAGTGTATTTTGTCCCGGCTTTAAGTGGTTTAGGCGCACCTCATTGGGATATGAATGCTAGGGGTGCTTTTTTTGGAATTACAGGTGGTGTAAAAAGACAGCATTTAGTGCGATCGGTATTGGAAGCGATCGCATTTCAAGTTAAAGAAGTAGTGCAAGCAATTAATAATTCTGGAGTATTACAAGTAGAAAAATTAAAAGTAGATGGAGGTGCGTGTGAAAATAATTTTCTCATGCAATTTCAAGCAGATGTGTTAGGAATTCCCGTCGAAAGACCTGTAATGCGAGATACTACGGTTCAGGGAGTTGCTATTGCAGCGGGAATAGTTTCTGGGGTTTGGCAAAATGATACACAATTTGTGAGTCAAAAACAGATCGATCGAGTATTTGAACCAAGAAATACTGAATCAGTTACAAATAACTTTTTGCAATGGTTAGAAGCAGTAGAACGGACAAAAAATTGGATAGGCGATCGTGGTAATCAATGA
- a CDS encoding inositol monophosphatase family protein, with amino-acid sequence MIDNFTAELEVATNLVKTAACLHIKGRENPITVYQKGVLDEVTSTDYAIEKFLVDELLQKFPDDRIISEETHIAEITDERTWVIDPLDGTSNYARKIPIYGIQMALLINKNPVVAVIYLPELEEMYSAAVNQGSYLNDERIYVSSCGDLNQAIASMGDFSKGSDRAEKNRVRLAGVCAIANHINRLKMWGAACYDLASLASGKTDIYLVYSYDIWDIMPGYLIAKEAGAVFQQLTGEAFDYTATTLIGAANIELINELLELINYREFLDNSTTN; translated from the coding sequence ATGATTGATAATTTTACAGCAGAATTAGAAGTTGCTACTAATCTGGTCAAAACAGCTGCTTGCTTACATATAAAAGGAAGAGAAAATCCAATAACTGTTTACCAAAAAGGAGTACTTGATGAAGTAACTTCTACAGATTATGCGATCGAAAAGTTTTTAGTTGATGAATTATTGCAGAAATTTCCCGACGATCGCATTATTTCCGAAGAAACACATATAGCAGAAATTACTGACGAGAGAACTTGGGTAATCGATCCTTTGGATGGAACGAGTAATTATGCGAGAAAAATTCCGATTTATGGGATTCAAATGGCGCTGTTAATTAATAAAAACCCTGTAGTTGCTGTGATTTATTTACCGGAACTTGAGGAAATGTATTCTGCTGCGGTGAATCAAGGTAGCTATTTGAATGATGAGAGAATTTATGTTAGTTCTTGTGGGGATTTGAATCAGGCGATCGCTTCGATGGGAGATTTTAGTAAGGGAAGCGATCGCGCTGAGAAAAACCGAGTTAGGTTGGCGGGAGTGTGTGCGATCGCTAATCACATTAATAGATTAAAAATGTGGGGTGCAGCTTGTTATGATTTAGCCTCTCTCGCCTCTGGAAAAACTGATATTTACTTAGTTTATTCCTACGATATTTGGGATATTATGCCAGGATATTTGATAGCAAAAGAAGCGGGTGCAGTATTTCAACAATTGACAGGCGAAGCTTTTGATTATACTGCTACCACTTTGATTGGTGCGGCTAATATTGAGTTGATAAATGAGTTATTAGAACTAATTAATTACCGTGAATTTCTAGATAACTCAACAACCAATTAG
- a CDS encoding DUF1823 family protein has translation MSNLPPLNTETIWSIVNEEIDTQTVNQLLWYYLGYRYDETTGKWDNSAVPDDWKSEYPEPPDFIGCRPPTVKLTRSIPPENKQLLKEKLGFKGYKVGEFSPEQARRATAANWLLSYLEIHGN, from the coding sequence ATGTCCAACCTCCCACCATTAAACACCGAAACAATTTGGTCGATCGTCAACGAAGAAATCGACACCCAAACAGTCAACCAACTACTTTGGTATTACTTAGGCTACCGCTACGACGAAACAACCGGAAAATGGGATAACTCCGCCGTTCCAGATGACTGGAAAAGCGAATATCCCGAACCTCCAGATTTTATCGGTTGTCGTCCTCCAACAGTTAAATTAACTCGTTCAATTCCCCCAGAAAACAAACAGTTATTAAAAGAAAAATTGGGTTTTAAAGGTTATAAAGTTGGGGAATTTAGTCCCGAACAGGCTAGGAGAGCAACCGCAGCTAATTGGTTGTTGAGTTATCTAGAAATTCACGGTAATTAA